In Thalassotalea sp. Sam97, a single window of DNA contains:
- a CDS encoding single-stranded DNA-binding protein: protein MSETLRPIDKKPEKKQQCHVLLAGNLVAKPEIRYRANPVVPVAEFVIATNHSWFDKKTSSYKDWTSYHPCHFEGAHVEDQFLYANKGQLVLIHGALTTSTKLSKDFVQVQSLSLLGKGVHNSVNQLICQATLQNDVKLVHTENNTPLVEFNVTINASGFGDTEHRVAGQRIERLVHLWGRPAEYFYNKASVGDQLLVEGSLSYLANNKRQQFIDAKKIIICPANG from the coding sequence ATGTCTGAGACCTTACGCCCTATAGACAAGAAACCAGAAAAAAAACAGCAATGTCACGTACTACTAGCTGGTAACCTCGTTGCCAAGCCAGAGATTCGTTACCGTGCCAACCCTGTCGTGCCGGTCGCTGAATTTGTCATCGCCACTAATCACTCATGGTTCGATAAAAAAACTAGCTCTTATAAAGATTGGACAAGCTACCATCCTTGTCATTTTGAAGGAGCGCATGTTGAAGACCAATTTTTATATGCCAACAAAGGGCAACTGGTATTAATTCATGGTGCGCTAACGACCAGTACTAAGCTAAGCAAAGACTTTGTGCAAGTGCAATCATTGTCTTTATTAGGCAAAGGTGTTCACAATTCGGTAAACCAACTTATCTGCCAAGCAACACTGCAAAACGATGTAAAGCTTGTTCACACAGAAAACAACACCCCACTTGTAGAATTCAACGTAACGATTAATGCATCAGGTTTTGGTGATACTGAGCACCGAGTCGCTGGTCAGCGAATTGAACGGTTAGTGCACCTTTGGGGACGACCTGCAGAATACTTTTACAACAAAGCAAGCGTAGGCGATCAGTTGCTCGTAGAGGGTTCTCTAAGTTACCTTGCAAATAATAAACGACAACAATTTATTGACGCGAAAAAAATCATTATTTGCCCCGCTAACGGATAA
- a CDS encoding MBOAT family protein yields the protein MICSLFFYGYWRIEYLALIILSICINFALGNYLLSQVLYRKIIATLGIALNLFVILLFKYANFTVEQVNIFLEQPIHLEQIFLPLAISFFTFQQIAYLVECYRYNTPKHTFAQYMLFVTFFPQLIAGPIVQFKDIHPQITSLSTTNTSAINLATGICLFSIGLFKKTVIADSLAPYANMVFDNPDTTITLLSAWQGTLAYTFQLYFDFSGYSDMAIGLGYMFGFTLPVNFNSPYKARNISDFWRRWHITLSSFLRDYLYIPLGGNKFGQVKRYRNLLITMLLGGLWHGAGWNFILWGGLHGLYLSIHHFWRSFIERTFPALFKVRVYRTASLIVTFIVVCIAWVFFRSHDLNTATSILMGMFGANGVAIPNAIYVRLPLNELIQSMGITTYLGGGSNFVKAWGLIIIATIIAIGAPNSNQIIAKLTSQTAHGSYLLDFRIGALSSMH from the coding sequence GTGATTTGCTCATTATTTTTTTATGGCTACTGGCGGATCGAATACCTCGCCCTAATAATCCTGTCAATATGCATAAATTTTGCTTTAGGCAATTATCTGTTATCCCAAGTCTTATATAGAAAGATCATAGCGACTCTAGGTATAGCCCTAAATTTATTTGTTATTTTGCTGTTTAAGTACGCCAATTTCACTGTTGAGCAAGTTAACATTTTTCTCGAGCAACCTATTCACCTTGAACAAATTTTCTTACCTTTAGCAATTTCATTTTTTACATTCCAACAGATTGCTTATTTAGTTGAGTGCTATCGATACAACACACCAAAGCATACCTTTGCACAATACATGCTATTTGTGACGTTTTTCCCGCAGCTTATCGCTGGCCCAATTGTGCAATTTAAGGATATTCATCCACAGATCACTTCGCTCTCGACAACGAATACAAGCGCGATTAATTTGGCTACCGGAATTTGCCTTTTTTCAATTGGTTTGTTTAAAAAAACGGTCATTGCAGATAGCCTCGCTCCCTATGCAAATATGGTTTTTGATAATCCAGATACAACAATCACTCTGCTTAGCGCATGGCAAGGTACTTTAGCCTACACGTTTCAGTTATATTTTGACTTTTCAGGATACTCAGACATGGCGATAGGCTTAGGCTATATGTTTGGTTTCACTCTGCCTGTCAATTTTAACTCGCCGTATAAGGCTCGCAATATCTCTGATTTTTGGCGACGATGGCATATCACCCTTTCTTCATTTTTAAGGGACTACCTATATATCCCGTTAGGAGGCAACAAGTTTGGTCAAGTAAAACGCTATCGGAATTTATTGATTACAATGCTTTTGGGAGGCTTGTGGCACGGTGCTGGCTGGAACTTTATCCTATGGGGTGGACTACACGGCCTATATTTGTCTATTCATCATTTTTGGCGTTCATTCATCGAGCGAACTTTCCCTGCTCTTTTCAAAGTCCGCGTGTATCGAACAGCTAGCCTAATTGTTACATTTATTGTTGTCTGTATTGCTTGGGTTTTCTTCCGAAGCCATGACCTTAACACTGCAACATCAATTTTAATGGGCATGTTTGGCGCTAACGGTGTTGCGATACCAAATGCTATCTATGTACGGCTACCACTTAATGAACTGATACAGTCAATGGGCATCACAACCTATCTTGGCGGTGGTAGCAACTTTGTAAAAGCCTGGGGGCTAATTATTATTGCAACGATAATCGCTATTGGGGCTCCGAATAGCAACCAAATCATCGCCAAATTAACGTCACAAACAGCTCATGGAAGCTACCTACTTGATTTTAGGATTGGCGCACTATCTTCGATGCATTGA
- a CDS encoding SulP family inorganic anion transporter, which translates to MLNKLSFNNLRGDLFGGLSAAVISLPLALAFGVASGAGAAAGVYGAILVGLFASLFGGTKTLISEPTGPMTVVFTVVIANMLAENPENGLAMAFTVVMLAGVFQIILAKLKLGRYITMMPYSVVSGFMSGIGCILILIQLAPLLGTTAPEPGVMGTVLHLPQILSSISFSELALSILALAILFFTPKHVKKKVPPQLIALVALTVIAYLLFGEDQIQRVGAINIGLPELQWPTIDLFLIDDMLVDALILGTLGCIDSMLTSLIADNLTKEDHDSDKELTGQGIGNLVSGLFGGLPGAGATMGTVVNIQTGGRTILSGVFRALILALAVFLLTDLLSLIPVAVLAAIALKVGLDILDWSFIKRAHKVSGHTAMIMYLVLIITIFVDLIVAVGIGLFIANIVTIERLSAAQQSRIKTITTTDDELTLSESEQAVFNKFSGKLLLVYLSGPMMFGLSRAMSRQHRVLPDYSYVVMDISDVSFIDDTIALTLENAIAETKEHNVELLLVRRSNGISSKLAKLGILDLVPDSHQFSSRADAFAWLNDISEQ; encoded by the coding sequence ATGTTGAATAAGCTTAGTTTTAATAATCTTAGGGGAGATTTATTTGGCGGTTTATCCGCTGCGGTGATCTCATTGCCTTTAGCACTAGCATTCGGTGTCGCCAGTGGTGCCGGTGCTGCAGCAGGTGTTTATGGTGCTATTCTCGTTGGTTTGTTTGCGTCTTTGTTCGGTGGGACGAAAACGTTAATATCAGAACCAACAGGTCCAATGACTGTTGTCTTTACCGTGGTGATAGCTAACATGTTAGCAGAGAACCCCGAAAATGGTTTAGCAATGGCTTTCACTGTCGTGATGCTGGCAGGTGTATTCCAAATCATATTGGCCAAGCTGAAGTTGGGTCGATACATCACTATGATGCCGTATAGTGTTGTATCAGGGTTTATGTCGGGGATCGGGTGTATATTAATTCTCATTCAGCTTGCCCCGCTGTTGGGAACGACCGCACCAGAACCAGGGGTAATGGGAACCGTTCTTCATTTACCGCAAATCTTATCGTCCATTTCATTCTCTGAATTAGCTCTATCAATACTCGCTCTAGCCATCTTATTTTTCACTCCCAAGCATGTTAAGAAAAAAGTACCACCGCAGTTAATTGCGCTCGTAGCACTTACTGTGATTGCTTATTTATTGTTTGGTGAAGATCAAATACAGCGTGTCGGTGCTATTAATATTGGCTTACCAGAGCTACAGTGGCCAACCATCGACTTGTTTCTTATTGACGACATGCTTGTTGATGCACTCATTCTTGGAACGTTAGGGTGCATCGATTCTATGTTAACCTCATTAATTGCCGATAATTTAACGAAAGAAGATCACGATTCAGACAAAGAGTTAACTGGTCAGGGGATTGGTAACTTGGTATCTGGATTATTCGGCGGTTTACCTGGTGCTGGTGCTACTATGGGGACCGTGGTAAATATCCAAACAGGTGGTCGCACAATCTTATCGGGTGTGTTCCGTGCGCTGATTTTAGCGTTAGCGGTATTCTTGCTAACAGATTTATTATCATTAATTCCTGTTGCAGTGCTAGCAGCGATAGCATTGAAAGTGGGCTTGGATATTCTTGATTGGAGTTTTATTAAACGAGCCCATAAGGTTTCCGGCCACACTGCGATGATCATGTACTTAGTCTTGATTATTACCATTTTTGTTGACTTGATTGTTGCCGTTGGTATTGGTTTGTTTATCGCCAATATTGTCACTATTGAGCGTTTAAGTGCCGCACAGCAAAGTCGTATTAAAACCATTACCACAACCGATGATGAGCTAACACTATCTGAAAGTGAACAAGCGGTATTTAATAAGTTCTCTGGTAAATTATTACTGGTTTACTTAAGTGGACCAATGATGTTTGGCTTATCTCGAGCAATGTCCCGACAGCACCGTGTGCTACCAGATTATAGTTATGTTGTTATGGACATATCAGATGTCTCATTTATCGACGATACGATCGCTTTGACATTAGAAAATGCGATTGCCGAAACTAAAGAGCATAATGTTGAGTTGCTCTTAGTGCGTCGTAGTAATGGTATTAGCTCAAAGTTAGCGAAATTAGGGATACTAGATTTAGTTCCCGATTCACATCAGTTCTCTTCACGAGCTGATGCCTTTGCTTGGTTAAATGATATTAGCGAGCAGTAA